GAGACTTGAAATCCCAAGCTTGGGTAAGTGCTCCGAGAGAGACGCTATGGAAGTCGCTAGAGAACGAGGCCAAAGGCCGAAGACGATGAACAAGGACGAATAACGAGTCTGGAGGATCTGGTGGTTCAGGTGGGATGATGGAAGTGAGAGTTTCAAACGCTACCGAAAGAAGCTTAGATGGTGGGGGATCGGGAGGAGGTCGGCACCGCGACGGAGGAGGGGCCTTCACCATCAACACCATGGAGGAGGAGGACAGATTCTTCAGAAAAAGGAGGTCTTGGCGTCAGATCTGGAACGGCGGAGCTCCATGCCTAGGGAGTCGGGCCTGGGAGCTTTTCTCTGAAAAATATTCTCAGACCCacctaaaaaaaagaaaccccCTTAAGATCCTATTTTCTGCCAAATACATTCTCTTTGAAAGGTCTGATATTTGCAATTAAAGTTTCTAGTATATTTAGTTGATAATGTTCTCGTTATTAATAACTAATAGTATTCTTGTTAATGTGTTGTATGCGCGTATATATAAatgaatgtatatatatttacagtGAAACCATagcttataagttataactgtTTCTTAACGAAAACATTTTATGTGTAGAAATGGATGCAAGATTCTTGTACCCCTTGGAAAGCTGTAAAATCATCCACTTGGTAAGTGACAAATCATTAACAAGGCTGATCAACTACACACAAGTCACTTCTAGTGTTACTTtcttaatacttttttttttttgaaaaaaggtttTCAATTTAAATGCTAGAAAGATACAGAGATAAGGTTTTAGGGACCTTAAGAGTTCAAAGATAAAACAACATGCAACGGTTTTAAAGTCAAGAGAGACGCGAAAGCAACATAGTATGATGAAGGCAACACTTAACAAGATTTTGTTGTGAACTCAGTGATGAGGACCTCTTCCTCGGCCTCTTTTTCCTTTCCCTGTAACAGTAAACCATTCCATCTCCTTAAGCCTTTGAGATGGCTTTAATGGCCTACCGCCTCGTGACCTTAGTGTTGATTCATCATCTACAAACGGGTCACGAGGATGTGTAGGGGAAGTATCATGAGAGGCAAAAGTAAATGGTAATGGAGAATTTGAAAAGACAAGTTCCTTGGCTGGTGGGACACTCGATGGTTCACTGGCATCAGCACTATCCAATACCGCAAATAAGTTGTCATGAACAAATGGTACAGAAGACGGAGAGGAGTTAGAGTTATCAACCACAATATCAACATTCCCAACAAACTTCCCTGAAGGAGCCTCTGGAGTTGGTGGTACAGATTGTGTTGAGGAGTCAACAGGTTCTGCGACATCTAATTGTTTGCAGGTTTCGTCATTAGGAGAGACGGAGACATCTAATTGTTTGCAGGTTTCGTCATTAGGAGAGACGGAAACTACGGTAGGTGGTGGGAGTTCCTTTTCATCAGTAACAGCAGTAACATGAGTAACTTGAACAATTTCAGAAGGTGTACAAGACACATGAACCTTTTCAGTGAAAGAGCCTGTAGGAGTGTTTACAGCCACAACTGAAGCAGAGGGGACTGTGGTGACTTCTCTACTTGGTTCTTCTATTTCTGAGTTTTCATTTATAGGGAGGCCACTtccttcatgatcaagaagaataCAACCTTGAGAATCAAAAGATAAAGCATCTGTTTTTTCCTGAGATTCTAGTGGAGCTGATTTAGTAGCTTTGAGAGACTGATATGCAGCAGAAGAGTTTTCAGATACAGCGTTGATTGGAACCAGAGGGAGACCAAGGCATCTAGGTGCTTTGTGACCTAACTGCCCACACTTAGGGCACACAGAAGGCAGCCATGAGTATATAACAGAAACCATTGATACTGAACCACTTTCATCTTCGAGTGCTACTCTTTGAGGAAATGGTCTATCCAACTTAACTTCAACCAGAATTTTTGCCTCACCCATCAGTATAGGATCAAGCCAAGGCTTACTCGTGAGCATCGGTGCCCCTATACCGGAAGCTATCCAGCTTATACCTTTCTTGGAATAAAGCTGGTGGGGAATGTCTTTCAGAGTAAGCCAAACCGGGATTGTAGATATCTCAGGGACAGTGATAGTACCCTTAGGATCCCAAGTAGATACAAACATTATACAATCATCCACATGCCATATACCTCTCTGAACTACCCACTTACGAGTAAACTCATCCGGAATGTGAAACAAAAAAGCGTTGTTTCCTATCTCACGAGTGTAGATCCGGCATCTAGTTCCCCAGATTCTACTAACAACAGATTGAATTAAGCCAGAAGCAGGGGCAGAGCACCGATAGAATTGACCAATTACAAATTCCTTCTGGTTCTCTAATCCTTCTAGTAAGACATGGCGAGGAATACGTACCTTTGGCGTACCATCCTCGAGGAACTCAGGCGAGGTGACCTTATGCAGATTTCTCTTAGACTTCTCCATTTTTGAAGCCCAAGGATACTCAGGATCATTATCACAGATACCTAGTGGTACCTTGGCAGTTACACTCGAGGAGTAGCTATTATGCGGAGAAGGCCTTGAAGCGTTGATTGCCCTAGCAACAGGTTGACGACGCCGAGATGGAGCACAGTTGGCTGCCGAAAGCGAGGGCCACTGAGTTTCTCTGGACAAATCGGCTATCAGTTCCTTCGAGGTCTGCATGAGAACCGTAGCTGCAGAAGAAGGTTGAGTGATGGAGAGAGGCTTCGACCAAGCATTAGAAGTAGTGACCGTGGAGATTGGCTGGTCCGACTCCTTTGGGGAAGCTGAGAAGGAGCCACCAGAAATAGTGGCTAACAGAGGAGTCCCACTGGTTGGAAGAACCATATCGACACTGGGATCGACAGTAGCAACATCAACAGTAGCTGGGACTTTCGCTAGTggatttgaatctgatttgagGGAATCCATGAGTAGAGTAGGGGAGAAACCTTCAGATGATGGCAGACTGGAGCCCCCTTACACGCGAGGTGGCCAGAGACGCCGGTAATGGCCTCCGATTAGATTCAATTTGGGGTTTCTAAGTTTCGCCTTCGAAGTCGCTTGTTTTTTAGTTTACTACggagttattattattattatttgatttatgAATTTACTTTCTTAATACTTGCTAATAATGTTTATTATATCTTTAAGTTGCGACATGGACAAGCGATGCACAATGTAGCAGCCGAGAAAGATAGGAATGCGTTGTTGTCTCCTCATCTTTTTGACGCTCCACTTACTGATCATGGTCACGAACAGGTAAATACCAAACATGTAACCTTAATACATCGATCACATTGCAATCATAGGTCCCTTCATAGATTCATTCACCTTTAAGGAAATAAGTCGTTATAATACTTATTCTCATGCGAATGATAGAAGTCACTACAACTGAAAGTGGCATAGTTCTCACGTTAATGAAACAAGTTATTATAATACTTATTGGTATTGTATTAATTCTAATCGTGTAATGCTTCTTGAAAGGTTGAGACCCTCCGCGAACGTGTTGTTTCAAGCGGGCTACTAAAGAGGGTTGAACTAGTTGTAACCTCTCCCTTGTTGAGGTAATATATATGCATAGAATTTAGTGAACAAAGttgattattttcttctttaataGTGTGTTGATTGGACTTATTAAATTTCTGGCGTTTATATATAGAACTATGCAAACCGCAGTTGGAGTTTTTGGAAATGAAGATAAACAACAAAATGTCACAAGCAGCCCTTCCATTGTGGCACTTGAGGTTGCTCGAGACCGTAATGTACGATTGATACATGTATAAAATGTCTTGTATATTCATCATCGATTAATATTGATGCATGTGAATGAAATATAGtaaatttaaagtaaataatataatatggaTATGTATGTGCGCGCAGGGAGTCCGTCCTCCTGATATGAGAAGAAACGTGAGCGAGTATCAAACTCTTTTTCCCACCATTGATTTTTCTCAGGCAAATACCTTCTTTCACTTTTCcttcattaataaatatttttataaaaaaaaatattcctttATTAACAGCATATATAAAGCTTTGTCACAATATATAAAGGAGACACATACGTAAATAATATACGTAcatgtgattttttttctaatatgaAACTTggatcatatatattatagattGAAAGTGAAGAGGACAATCTATGGAGGCCCGATGTCCGAGAATCCGAAGAAGAGATTTTTGCGAGAGGGTTAGAATTCATGAAATGGTAATCCTTTACAATCTTCATTTGGTGACGtataaatataacataattagtatatatttatgtacTATGCTAATTGATGAAGTCTATAATTAGGTTGTGGAAAAGACCAGAGAAGGAGGTCGCAGTTGTTAGCCATGGCATAGTTTTGCAGCATATGTTGTATGTGTTCGCAAACGATTGCGACGACTCAATTAGACATGAACTTTGCAAGAGGTTAGAATTCTTGTTTTAACAGTTCGGACCAATAACTTGTTAATTCTTtgcataattatatattttgatcaatatttaatatgttttatgtttctACAGGTTTGCTAATTGTGAAATTCGTACTGTTGTTATTGTAGACAAAGGGTTAGTATgatcataattaattaatttaatcaatattaattatctgtactttaaaaacattaattatatattcgTGTTGTTTTACTCTTCAGCATCGGTTCTTCTACAGAAAGTTGATTCCACGGAGAAAGTTTCAAAGCGTTTACCAAGTCTTTATTTAAATCAGAAGATAAAGTTACTTAAAttcattttattgttttattctcTTGAAGCTCACTATTGCTAAGTCGAGCTTGTTCTGGTTACGTGCGCCCCCCCACCCTCCCCCTTTCGCTTATCTACTGTTCGTCTCCTGCATTATTTTAACAGTTgtattaaataaatgtaattaaaaaatcacatgatataataataaatacaaagatttattggttaaaaataaaatatatatacatccgCAATTTGTTTTCGAGTTTGTATAGCGTGTGAGATGTTGTCATGGAGTGTAGAATACGGTTTACTTGAGTAGATAGCAACTTGTAATTAAGCAAAAAGGTAAATTATAAGACTAATAAACCATTAAATTTTGGAATAATATGAACCATTGGATGGATCTAGCTTTTGAGAAACTACGCTTTTATTATTCCGAGTATTGGATTCTATGTGTTATATATGCTTGGGGAGAATAACCGGTTGATGTTCGTCCACTAGGAGTCTAGGAGATGACGAATCATCTCATATACGAACCTTTGAGCTGGCTTTCATATGCTATTTTGGGAATGTGTTCATCCTGCACAAAGAAAAAATGGTTTTAAAGCCGTTAGGAAGATAAGAGAGGGGTTGACTCCCAAAAATTCTCCAATATTTAATTAGAAATTAATCAACTAAGAGCGATGATTCATGAAGAGTTCGTATATGATTTAGTGTATGGGATTTCATCTGTGGATCAAATCTCATATTTGTTTAAAGTGTTTATATGATTGGTGAAAGGGAGAAGAATGGGATTGAAGTTctcgtttgttttttttattcttacgCAAATGTGGGATCAATCTCTTCCCTCTTATGTATCAAGGTTTTATGTGGTTTTACTCAAGCGGGTTGTGAACTTCTCCGTAGTGGTTCAATGTGATCTCCAGAAACAATGACGACATGTCTACCCATAAGTTGGTTGCTTATCCGTAGTGTAgactaaacaaacaaaatagcCCTAACAATATATAGGTATATATGATATTAGGGATACTAAAATGAGGGGTATAATAAGTTTGGCCCACCCACAGACCCGTCACCCACCCACCCAGTCAACACGGCATGATATGGCGTGATACATACGCTTTACTGTACGGGGAATTTGAATCGTTCAATATGCTTCCAAGTGGTTTACTGAGTGGCTTCCATGAAAAGATGAGTGCAGAGTAGGATTGTCTATAAATAGCTGAATACTTTCATTGTAGTTAACTTGAGTTGAATAAACAAGAATATCGTTTATAGCAAACTTATtcactctcttcctcctcctcttgaTCTCAAGTTCTGTACTACTAATAGATAATATGACCAtgtaaggaagaagaagaagcatgaACAACGATATTGAGTAAAAAGATCTCCACAGAGAAGAGTACCTAAATACATGGATTTGTGGGGAGGCCAGCCAGAAAAACTCTTATCATCTCCCAAGTTCAAAACCCTTTATTTGGTTAGTCGTACCATTTATTCATTTCAATCTCTATCTTATGGCCTAAGTTCAAAACTCTGATTGCCCAAGTACAAAACCTTTATCCCCTCATCGTTACAAACATATCTTTAGCTTTGATTATGAGATAGTCCTTACAGGGTAAAATTGAcggttatatattttatatgtgttgGACCGGAAATATGGTTAAAGGTGAGGCATGCACAAGGAATCCATAATGTAGTATTAGAAGAGAAAAGAGGGATAGATGAGATAGGTGATGTTCATCTCTCTCCAAAGCTTTTCGATGCCCCTCTCTCTCCAAAGGGTGTCCAACAGGTGagaatgagatatatatatatatatatatatatatatataactaatttattaGGGCCTTATACCTTGAGATGCATTCCTGTATGTAAATATGAAACTCCCTATATAATTTCGCAGGTTTCTGAACAGCACAAACAAATATTAGAATCGGGATTACTAAACAATATCGAGTTAGTGATTACCTCTCCTCTGCGCAGGTATCTACCTATTCGTACATGCCGCGCAGACTAAATCAAATGAGTTAAACCCATTTGGACAGTGGACCTATGCGGACATGATGCTTTAACAAAAATTGCTAATAACtacattttaaacatttaagtCTCGGATTATTTTGTGCAATTGATTAAGTAATACTGAATTTTCCTAAAAGTTAACTATGTCCaccatatttatatttattatgtataaaataaaattgaaaaatcttcattttactttttcaaagaaaacaaagaaattgattttgttttaacttttaagacCAGCAAAACTCCCTACGCACTAAACGAGTTAAATGGGATGGGTTAGTCCCACTTTACCACCTTGATAGTAACACTGTCCATTCAATTTCAGGGCAATGGAAACTGCAGTCGGAATTTTTAGGGGACACAAAGATATAAATCTATCCCACAACTTTCCTCCAATTGTAGCACTTGAGCTTTGTAGAGAACGCATGGTTATATTAATTATCAATTTATAATGATTGAATTTATATCCCAAAACTTTGGGTGAACGATTACTATATATGTTCCAATAATGAATAACTATGCACTCTGATTGCTTGATATCCTCAGGGACTATATCCGTGTGACCGCAGAGAAAGTATAAGTACCCGTCGCATTTGTTTCCCGGAGATCGACTTTACAATGGTATGGTTTATCTCACACGAATTCTCTAGAAGTTCAAAATGATCTACcttttattttcagattttgataaaaaaaaatttacttttgtCATAGGTAGAGAGTGATGAAGATGCtctatggagagaagaggaaagggaaaACCTAGAAGAGGTTTCTGCTAGAGGCTTTCGCTTTCTCAAATGGTAACCACCATAACTTTCTTTTCTTTCGACGTTCGCATTTGTCTTTCTATTAATCACAAAactagttgacaaaaaaaaaaaaaacagaaaaactaTAAGTCATTAGACATTTAGACTGGTaatatcttttttcttttttttttggaacactgaCTAACTGGTAATATCCATATTTTCATATTACATAATAATTCTAGtgagtcttttttttcttggtaaACATTCGAGTGAGTCTTTATGCTTAGATGATTAAAATCTAGACAATTATATGGAGTTAGTTTTtgcctttttacaaaaatacatcagaataatttttatcatatacCTGGTACAATAAAAACATGTAGGTTATGGGAGAGACCAGAGAAAGAAATTGCAGTTGTAAGCCATGGGATTTTCTTGCAGCAAACACTTTGTGCCCTGCATGAAAAAGTTAGCATACCTCTTGAAGATAGTCTCCTCACAAGGTTGATTATTCGATTCTTGAAACTAATTAATCAGTCTCTTGTTAATTTATCTGTTTTAACGTGTAACTAAAACCATGGACACAAGTCATCGTACGTAAGATATTTAATAAGTATAATGAACTCATTTTAttgatcttttttcttttgtttaggttTGCCAATTGTGAACTACGGTCAATCCGGATAGATGAGAGGTATCTAAAAATAGCTTTTAAGAAATGTAGGAGATTTAAAGTATAGTGttgtttctaaatttttgtaCGCAATTATAAGTGCAGTGACATGGAAGCAGTGACAGTAACGACTTATAACTGTATAAAAAGCGTTGATCCACCTTCAACTTCCCTTCACACGCTTGAATAGAAATCATTTGTGTGAACTGTGTTTCATGCCATGCACATAGCGCTTAGAACCAGGGAAGCAAGCCACACCCGAATCTGGTACTAACGTAGCCTATGCGAGGGCAGACATGCGTGTGAaactctctcttttgtttttcttgattaATGTTTTAGTTCCTGAGAATCTCTCTTCTTAATTTCTTTTACTTATGTGTGATTGAGTATTTTAACAAAAGTGGCTCTGCTTAAGTTCGTGGTTCCATCAATATTGTATGTCATTCCAATatgtggttgttgttgttgttgtagtagtTGATTTTCTTATATGAATGCATGCATCATGTAAGTGGAAAATACTGAAAACTTATAACATTATAACTGAAACCATCTCATAAAGCTTGAGATGTTTATTTAAATGTCAACATCAAAAGGAAACACAAAACACATTGTAAGTCTTAAGACAAGCTGAAAAGATCGTAAAGATTAGGTAACTAACTAGAGAGTTTTGATATTTTCAGTTTCGACGTTGGTCCATttatttaaaaccaaaaaaaaaattctgttaTGCTATAATTggatattatatgaaaataccagatttttgtattcaaaagaaaaaaaaaacagatttcattaataaaaaaaatcaaaagtctctttttgtcacaaaaagtcTCTAGAAACCAAAACATACATAATGTGAATtgagatttttatgtatatagaaAAGAAGACTATTACAATTGCGCGTGTACGACATTGAGAGTAGATGGAGCGTGGCAAgaagacattaaaaaaaatagtgacgTGGTTATAAATTTGGATAGACGCCAAATAGTAAAGTCATATGgagtattaaattattaatctaAGAGTTTGGTTCAACCATATTCTTAAATTCATCATTTCATCCAAATAAATCTAAcctccccctctctctctctctcaatccgAGCAAACGATCCGTGTTGTTAAGGTCTCTCCTCTGATCGTCTTCCACCTTCTCCATCTGATCTCTTTATTTCATTCCGACCATTTGTTAAATCAAACGATGACCACTGAGACCGGAGAAATCAGCATCATATGCAACCACTGGTATGTTTCCCCGACACGGTTTTGTTTTGCTTCCTTTTGTTGTTGCTTGTTTATTGGTGATTGACTTTACTATTCATTCGTTTTTGTGAATTGGTCG
The sequence above is drawn from the Brassica napus cultivar Da-Ae chromosome A8, Da-Ae, whole genome shotgun sequence genome and encodes:
- the LOC106362391 gene encoding phosphoglycerate mutase-like protein 1 — its product is MDARFLYPLESCKIIHLLRHGQAMHNVAAEKDRNALLSPHLFDAPLTDHGHEQVETLRERVVSSGLLKRVELVVTSPLLRTMQTAVGVFGNEDKQQNVTSSPSIVALEVARDRNGVRPPDMRRNVSEYQTLFPTIDFSQIESEEDNLWRPDVRESEEEIFARGLEFMKWLWKRPEKEVAVVSHGIVLQHMLYVFANDCDDSIRHELCKRFANCEIRTVVIVDKGIGSSTES
- the LOC106362390 gene encoding phosphoglycerate mutase-like protein 1 isoform X1 — encoded protein: MDLWGGQPEKLLSSPKFKTLYLVRHAQGIHNVVLEEKRGIDEIGDVHLSPKLFDAPLSPKGVQQVSEQHKQILESGLLNNIELVITSPLRRAMETAVGIFRGHKDINLSHNFPPIVALELCRERMGLYPCDRRESISTRRICFPEIDFTMVESDEDALWREEERENLEEVSARGFRFLKWLWERPEKEIAVVSHGIFLQQTLCALHEKVSIPLEDSLLTRFANCELRSIRIDESDMEAVTVTTYNCIKSVDPPSTSLHTLE
- the LOC106362390 gene encoding phosphoglycerate mutase-like protein isoform X2; translated protein: MDLWGGQPEKLLSSPKFKTLYLVRHAQGIHNVVLEEKRGIDEIGDVHLSPKLFDAPLSPKGVQQVSEQHKQILESGLLNNIELVITSPLRRAMETAVGIFRGHKDINLSHNFPPIVALELCRERMGLYPCDRRESISTRRICFPEIDFTMVESDEDALWREEERENLEEVSARGFRFLKWLWERPEKEIAVVSHGIFLQQTLCALHEKVSIPLEDSLLTRFANCELRSIRIDESAVTWKQ
- the LOC106362390 gene encoding phosphoglycerate mutase-like protein 1 isoform X3 produces the protein MDLWGGQPEKLLSSPKFKTLYLVRHAQGIHNVVLEEKRGIDEIGDVHLSPKLFDAPLSPKGVQQGLYPCDRRESISTRRICFPEIDFTMVESDEDALWREEERENLEEVSARGFRFLKWLWERPEKEIAVVSHGIFLQQTLCALHEKVSIPLEDSLLTRFANCELRSIRIDESDMEAVTVTTYNCIKSVDPPSTSLHTLE